From a region of the Mercurialis annua linkage group LG1-X, ddMerAnnu1.2, whole genome shotgun sequence genome:
- the LOC126664714 gene encoding transcription factor IBH1, translating to MTSKNDKLIKSKKQSITKTRFTRKFISSLFKMRRASNRVVASSSVSSSNQRIRRTSRRIKISAYLSMARAVGSKRFWSRALLLKLRNRTGRISRNKWLVSKKKKKVIIKNKGLRETSKVDKLRKLVPGGESMDFCRLLEETAHYMKCLVTQVTVMQSIVDHISR from the coding sequence ATGACTTCTAAGAATGATAAGCTTATTAAATCAAAGAAACAATCTATTACTAAAACTAGGTTTACCCGTAAGTTTATATCTTCACTTTTTAAGATGAGAAGAGCTAGTAATAGAGTTGTTGCTTCCTCTTCTGTATCTTCTTCTAATCAGCGAATTCGTCGGACAAGCCGTAGAATAAAGATTTCTGCTTATCTATCTATGGCTCGTGCCGTCGGGTCGAAAAGGTTTTGGAGCAGAGCTCTTCTTTTGAAGCTTAGGAATCGAACGGGCCGGATATCAAGAAATAAATGGTTGGTttcaaagaagaaaaagaaagttataataaaaaataagggTTTGAGGGAGACGAGTAAGGTCGATAAGCTTCGGAAACTTGTTCCCGGCGGGGAAAGTATGGACTTTTGTAGGTTATTGGAGGAAACTGCACATTATATGAAATGTCTTGTTACTCAAGTTACGGTTATGCAAAGCATAGTTGATCATATTTCAAGATAA